One Arvicanthis niloticus isolate mArvNil1 chromosome X, mArvNil1.pat.X, whole genome shotgun sequence genomic window, tgaactacatctccagccttGGACCACTCCTCATATGTGCACTTTATATGTAAAATTTACGTCAATAAAGTTGAATAGAATTTAAAATCTTATTTGGGGGCGTATGCTGAAAAGATAGTTTAGtgattaagaatacttgctgttcttgtagaggatcaGAGTTTGATTCTGAGGACCCATGTTGAGTGGTTCAGAGctgcctgtaaccctagctccAGAGGAGCTGTCTCTCTCTTCAGGTGTCTGTGTGCATacttacatacagacagacaccaacatatacatacacattaaatcTCAAAAAACCTTTACAAATCCTGTTGGAGATGTAGCGCAGCAGtacagtacttgcctagcatgcttgaggcCACGGGGTTCATATCTAGTGCAGGATCCTGAGTTCAAACTATagcttcacacacaaaaaaacaactaAGATTTCTTATACACATATTATTGTATTGTGGTTTATTTtacttgaagaaatatttttcattgttatataattgtattatgtatttatttctgcaGTTCTAGAGACAAAACACAGGACGGTATATTCTGGGCATGCACTTTACAAATATGGCTACACCCCATAATCTTCATGCAGTATAACCATTCCCATGttgaaaatttattctttttacttgTACTTTGctgtatatattgtgtgtatgtatgtatgtatgtatgtatgtatctgtctgcaTATATCAGAGCACATATGTTCCACAGTGCGTagatggaggtcaaaggacagcttgtaAGAATCCTTTCAACATATGGATCttgaagatcaaactcagattatcaGGCAGCAAGCACCCTAACTTACTGAGCCATCCATACTGGCCCTAAAGTGTTCTTGATATGTCACCATAATAGTGCAACAACCATACATAAAGTTTTACGTGCTTCCTATTTGATAGAGTACATTTCTAGTTCTGAGATAATTTACTCAACATTTGTAATCCTTGCTAAGTATGAAGGTAGTGACTTAATTTTAGGtacaagaaaaggcagaagataACATTTTACTCCATTGTAGCAtgtgtgcgcacatacacacacacgcacacagtaGCCAGAGAATAGTAGATGTCTTGCCttgtcactctctaccttattccaTTAAGGCAAGGTCTCACAGTGAACCTGGAACTAGCCTGACGGCAAGCAAGCCCCAGTGCTCCTGTCTTGACCCTACTGCCCAGGATTAAGGTTTCAGAATTTAAATTTGAGTCCTCATGCAGTTTCCCCCTAATATAAGATACTAGTTTTATCTCTGTTCACCTATTAGTTTTTCATGCTCTTTGCTTTTAAATTAGCTAAAACATGTTAATACCTAAGTGAAGTTTTTTTTAAGTGTTCAGTGACATCATTCCATTTTCTTACTTCTACCTTCATTAAATATACCTCCTTTATGAATTTTCCACAGCCAAATATGAAAGCTTATCATAGAACATGTGATATAAAGTTTGTATGAGATCAGGATGTTTTCAGTTAAACCAGCTCTCAACAGCTTAAcaaaattcatttctttctgaaatttcaTTCCATTAGTTATCCTGTTAGTCTTCATTAACCGTATTTCAACTGTTTTTCTGCTCTTCCTGTATTAGATGAGCTCTGTGGCTTGATTGCTATTGCTGATACTGTGAAACCTGAGGCAGAGCTGGCTGTACACATTCTAAAATCTATGGGTTTAGAAGTAGTTCTGATGACTGGAGACAACAGTAAAACAGCTCGGTCTATTGCTTCTCAGGTAATTAACTGGTTTACTTAGTTATTGGGATAGGAACATGTGCTAACATCTGattctaaatatataattttttcttccatttaagTGCTAAGAATGTCACATTACTTATTGTTTGCATTATTATCAAGTAGATATTCTTAACTGCTTAAAAATAATCAGCATGATATGGTAGAACGACCTTGTATGTTACTGATGTAAGTGAAAAGGTATTTGCTTAGTTTGCAGGATATTTGAGTGACATTTCTGCACACTGGTTTCTGTTGATGCTTCCTTTGAAATGATGCACATAGTTTTCAGCAGTGCTGTCAAGCCTTCAACATCCCCTGCTGTAAACGAGCTGCTGCATACAGGTTCCTCTTTGATCCATTTTGGATGCCACCAGTGAGACTTTTTCTTTGGCATACCATTTTTTTTGAAAGGTCATAACAAAATTGATTTAGAACTGGATCACTTGGCCTCTCTTCTTGTTGCCTCCCAGTTCAAAATTCTTGCATCTTTTACTAGCCAGCATCCTCTTAGATCTGCAGTTTGACTCAACATACTCCAGTCTTAGCATAATCTTTGTAGTTTTAGCCTTTTTGTGGAAAATAGGCATAGTCTGCCCACCATAGCCACTCTGTTTCCTGTCATAACGCCGCTTTCCCTGGGCATACAAAGAATCCTTGCCCTTCTTATACTGGGTCACCTTGTGGGGTTGGTGCTTCCCACATTTCTTGCAGACTCTCCAGTGGGTCTTGGGAACGTTCAACATGTTCACAGGAGTGCTGTCAGCTCAGAAAGAGTGACATACCATTTTTTTAAGCCTACATTTGTTTAACCTCCAgtatttttcagttaaaaaaaaaaaaacccaacaacttaGAATGCCTTTTCTCCTAGTAGGTATGTATGCAGCACCAgtgtatatatttacatgcatgtggcacacagtgTGCATAGATCAGAGGAcaaacttgtgggagttggttctctcctctactGTGTGGATTCTAGTGACTGAACTTGGGTTATCAGACTTGATGGTaaatacctttacccactgggccatcttgatGGCCCCTTTCTAGTAAATTACAGAAGGATTGTATGAGCACATTCTTATGTAGGAATATCAAAGCGTTTGTAGTGTTTTTCACATTCCCTGTCAAATTCTCCTGCATCACTTttttgtatatatctgtatacaaGTATGGAGTTCTGCTATTTCAGCACCAATTGGATCATTTTACAGTTAATTtagtgtgatatatatgtatgtatgtgtgtgtatatataaatatacaataacatatatgtgttgtgtgtgtacatatatatgcatacatatatacatatgtatatatacatatatacacaaatatatatatgtatatatatacatatatatacaaatatatatatgtatatgtgtatatatattcaatattccCCAGGTTTtagcatataaaattatttcattcctTCTAGATTGCTGCATGAAATTCTATAGTATAGATGGATGATAATTTGTTACCATTCCCCTAGTGGTAGACATTTAGgtggttttgaattttttaattttttaaacaggcAATAAGAAATGTCCTTGACATATTTTGACACAAAAGAGTCTGTCCAGAATATagttaaaagttgttttttttccagagcagATGATTTGCACACTTTGACAAATGTTGTCCACCTGAAGACAGTGTTATTCTGTATATACAAACAGTGCAGAAAATTGCtcactggctggagagatgactctgacATTAAAAgaactagctgctcttgcagaggacccaggtttggttcctaacacacacagagtagctcacaaccatctttaattccagctaTAGGGCATCCAGCAcctacttctggcctctgtgagcaccaagcACTTGTACAGTgttatcacatacacacagacaaaacagaagataaaaatgtataagtcttattaaaaagaatgtcagggctggagagatggctcatcagttaaaagcACTAGCACCACTTCAAGAggaccagcacccacatagaaacttacaactctctgtaactccaattccagggcctacaccctcacacagatatacatgcaagcaaaactccaatgcacataaaaataaataattttaaaaaataaaaaagaagagtggTTATTTCTCTCCATTATCACTGGATTGcttttagtcttttaaaatgcaaatatttggCAGGTTAAAAATGATGGCTTATTATTCTTAGCACAGCATTATTTGCAGGGCTTAATATTACTTCCTGTAATGAACTGAGTATTTTCTTCTTATAGGTTGGCATCACTAAGGTGTTTGCTGAAGTTCTACCTTCCCACAAAGTTGCTAAGGTAAAGCAGCTTCAAGAGGAGGGAAAACGTGTAGCAATGGTAGGAGATGGAATCAATGACTCTCCAGCTCTGGCAATGGCAAATGTTGGAATTGCCATCGGCACAGGCACAGATGTAGCCATCGAAGCAGCTGATGTGGTTTTGATAAGGGTAAGTCCTGGAGCTCCTGTGGTGCAGTGAGTTATCGGGCAGAAATTATACACCAAGAGTAGGTCCTGTGGTCTGAGGTGTGAGGAATGGCAGATTGCCTGACATGGTTAGTGGTAGTACTGTAAACATACTGTGTAGTGATCCTGCCTCGAGTCCCATGTTCCTAGCTATGAAGACACAGAGTTTGAAGTAAACAGATAGATAGTCTCACTACTTACATCCTGCCTTTCCCAGACCAGTAATACAAATGAGAATCATAGCTCCTGGTGTGAAAAATAAGATTTAACAATATAATTATCTTGCAATAATATTCACTgacattatttaaatattcagTCATTATACTAGCACGCaaccatgaaaatattttcagaaccctcaaaaaaaattctaaaaaaagttTTTCAACCTTGACTTAAGGCTTAGCAGTATCTTAAATTTGTGTTAATTCCCAGTGTGTCTCATGGCATACATAATTCTGTTGTACAGCGACATGTAGAGACGGTCCTAATTAATTGGGATGTCACTAATATcactgatctctcctctcagaaTGACCTTCTGGATGTTGTGGCAAGTATTGACTTGTCAAGGAAAACAGTCAAGAGGATTCGAATCAATTTTGTCTTTGCTCTCATTTATAATCTGGTTGGAATTCCCATCGCTGCTGGTATGCGAGTCTTAacagttttttcttttgtaattaaaGCCATTAGATACCTATGACATTGGAAGAATAGACTTAGTATTTTTAGTTCTAACCTTAGTTTTTACATATATACCCTGCTAGTGTTGTGAGTGGCACTGTTAAAAGCAGTAATGTTCAGCAAAGTTTATTATAGCCTAAAAGTTTATAAACatcttaatactttaaaaaatttcccTCTAGTgttataatttgaaaattttcacACCTAAGTAAATGTTGAAAAATGGTACAGAAGATCTGTGCTGACACACAgctatacacacataattaaaattaaaaataaatatttttaaattaaaaaatatataatttatttacttattcacttactACGTACAATGAATTTACACATAGTTTTGATACTTAAATATAACCACTGTTACCATTTTAAATTTCCTTCCATTATTTTGACTCTGCATCAATTTGCTCTTGTCACGTAGTTCTGAATTTTCTGCTTTTCATGTAATGTTCTGTTGTAGTCAGCAGGTATTCTTTTAGACTGGGAGATCAGGTGACACAGACTGTAGGAATATGAGCAATAAACACTAACAGACTTGTGTAATAATTGTCTGTGACTTTCCTACATTAATAATGACAAGAGAGAACATTCTCagagaactaataaaaatgaggaactaataaaataaactttctccttctctctggcttGAAATGTAAACTAACTACAGAGATGTTTAGCCCAGGGGCACATAAATGCTGACAAAGCAGTGTTCAGTAAGATTAAATCATGaagcaaaagtttttttttaatcatctaaGTGATTActgtaagaaaaagagaaaaatccagGCATGCTCATACAATTAAATTGTCAAATCTACATCCACATAAGAGCAACCATTAAAATGTCTGCTGGAACCCCGTATGTTTGGACATGGCGGCtctcatctataactccagcattTGTGGGGCAAAggcagcaagttcaaggctagcctggctaTAGCGTGTTCCAGATGTCAGGACTACATAGCATGGCATTGCC contains:
- the LOC117694470 gene encoding large ribosomal subunit protein eL42-like — its product is MLNVPKTHWRVCKKCGKHQPHKVTQYKKGKDSLYAQGKRRYDRKQSGYGGQTMPIFHKKAKTTKIMLRLEYVESNCRSKRMLASKRCKNFELGGNKKRGQVIQF